A genome region from Microplitis demolitor isolate Queensland-Clemson2020A chromosome 1, iyMicDemo2.1a, whole genome shotgun sequence includes the following:
- the LOC103580044 gene encoding putative gustatory receptor 28b isoform X2, protein MTRSLYLVLMSLDNAKPIELSLYIIGGIVIVWPPLILMTLTTFVVRVIKQSQKTANIINLLMDRCNMDPKIKEQLAKFSSDLLHLKVGFTACDIVPLDRTLVAIISGTVVTYLIIFIQFRTSAPN, encoded by the exons ATGACAAGATCTTTGTATTTAGTACTTATGTCACTAGATAATGCAAAACCAATCGAGTTATCATTGTACATCATCGGTGGAATAGTCATCGTTTGGCCGCCTCTTATATTGATGACTTTGACAACTTTTGTTGTGAGAGTAATTAAACAG agtcaAAAAACAGCAAATATCATAAATCTACTTATGGATCGCTGCAACATGGATCCGAAAATCAAGGAACaa TTGGCTAAATTTTCAAGCGACCTCCTGCACTTGAAAGTTGGGTTCACAGCCTGTGATATTGTGCCACTAGATCGTACACTCGTGGCCATT aTCTCTGGCACAGTCGTAACATAtctcattatatttatacaatttcgTACCAGCGcaccaaattaa
- the LOC103580044 gene encoding putative gustatory receptor 28a isoform X1 — protein MSVNMSISKLGKLKNCSQLQPIFVTKTGLLTESVYHEIENIKFVYLELCDVCQNIEDFFGLPAFIAIVKFGEIMTRSLYLVLMSLDNAKPIELSLYIIGGIVIVWPPLILMTLTTFVVRVIKQSQKTANIINLLMDRCNMDPKIKEQLAKFSSDLLHLKVGFTACDIVPLDRTLVAIISGTVVTYLIIFIQFRTSAPN, from the exons atgagcgTAAATATGTCAATCTCGAAATTAGgcaaactaaaaaattgctCTCAATTACAGCCGATATTTGTGACTAAGACAGGACTTTTAACTGAATCAGTTTATCACgaaattgaaaacattaaattcGTTTACTTGGAACTATGTGATGTTTGtcaaaatattgaagatttttttGGGCTACCTGCTTTCATTGCTATTGTCAAGTTTGGAGAAATAATGACAAGATCTTTGTATTTAGTACTTATGTCACTAGATAATGCAAAACCAATCGAGTTATCATTGTACATCATCGGTGGAATAGTCATCGTTTGGCCGCCTCTTATATTGATGACTTTGACAACTTTTGTTGTGAGAGTAATTAAACAG agtcaAAAAACAGCAAATATCATAAATCTACTTATGGATCGCTGCAACATGGATCCGAAAATCAAGGAACaa TTGGCTAAATTTTCAAGCGACCTCCTGCACTTGAAAGTTGGGTTCACAGCCTGTGATATTGTGCCACTAGATCGTACACTCGTGGCCATT aTCTCTGGCACAGTCGTAACATAtctcattatatttatacaatttcgTACCAGCGcaccaaattaa